The genomic DNA CGCTGGTGAGCAAGGTGATGGACGGGCTCGTCACCGGCATCGTCGAAGAAAAATACGGCGCGATACTGCCACCGCAGGACGTGCTGTCGAAGGAGTTCGACGTGAGCCGCACCGTCATGCGCGAGGCGCTATCGATGCTGCTCGCGCGTGACATGCTCGACGTGCGGCCGAAGATCGGCACGCGCATCCGGCCGATGAGCGATTGGCGCATGATCGACGAGGACGTCGTCAACTGGCGTTTTCGCGCGAAGCCCGATCCGATGTTCCTGCGTGACATCATCGAGTTTCGCATGCTGATCGAACCGCGGGCGTCGGCGCAGGCTGCCGCGCGCGGCAGCGCCGCGGACGTCGCGGCGATTCGCGAGGCGTTCGAAGCGTTCCGCGTGACCCGTCCGGGAGAGGCGGGGTATCTGGAAGCCGACGAGCTGTTCCATACGCGCATCGTGATCGCGAGCGGCAACCAGTTCTTCAAGCAGATGGCGGCGATCATTCGCGGCGCGCTGTCGACCGTCAATCCGATCGTGCACGACCGGGACGGGCTATGGGAGAGCGGGGTCGCG from Paraburkholderia sp. HP33-1 includes the following:
- a CDS encoding FadR/GntR family transcriptional regulator yields the protein MEHANKDRSLVSKVMDGLVTGIVEEKYGAILPPQDVLSKEFDVSRTVMREALSMLLARDMLDVRPKIGTRIRPMSDWRMIDEDVVNWRFRAKPDPMFLRDIIEFRMLIEPRASAQAAARGSAADVAAIREAFEAFRVTRPGEAGYLEADELFHTRIVIASGNQFFKQMAAIIRGALSTVNPIVHDRDGLWESGVASHQRVVEAIERRDPKEAEIASFAMIDSGTEEIGGRFSAEPPARV